In the Merismopedia glauca CCAP 1448/3 genome, one interval contains:
- a CDS encoding sugar phosphate nucleotidyltransferase gives MKAMILAAGKGTRVRPITHTIPKPLIPILQKPVMEFLVELLRQHGFDQIMVNVSHLANEIEGYFRDGQRFGVQIAYSFEGKMDEEGNLVGEAVGSAGGMKRIQDFHPFFDDTFVVLCGDALIDLDLTEAVRWHKQKGAIATVVMKSVPIDEVSSYGVVVTDVDGRILTFQEKPSVDEALSNNINTGIYIFEPEVLDYIPSKQAYDIGSELFPELVAKNAPFYGIAMDFQWVDIGKVPDYWHAIRDVLQGKIKNVPIPGHEVLPGVYTGLNVAVNWDRVEITGPVYIGGMTRIEDGVKIVGPATIGRNCRLGANSRIDNSVIFEYTRIGPGVRLVDKLVFGRYCVDKTGASIDMQAAALNWLITDNRQVKPKERSPEQEAIAKLLGA, from the coding sequence ATGAAAGCCATGATTCTGGCAGCAGGTAAAGGGACTCGCGTGCGTCCAATTACTCATACTATACCCAAGCCCTTAATTCCAATTCTCCAAAAGCCAGTCATGGAGTTTTTAGTAGAATTATTGCGTCAACACGGGTTCGACCAGATCATGGTCAATGTCAGCCACCTAGCTAATGAAATCGAAGGCTATTTTCGAGATGGTCAACGATTTGGGGTGCAGATTGCCTATTCTTTTGAGGGCAAAATGGATGAAGAAGGAAATCTAGTTGGTGAAGCTGTGGGTTCGGCGGGAGGAATGAAGCGGATTCAGGACTTTCACCCATTTTTTGACGATACTTTCGTAGTTTTGTGTGGCGATGCCCTAATTGACCTCGATCTCACTGAAGCTGTCCGGTGGCATAAACAAAAAGGAGCTATAGCCACTGTGGTGATGAAATCTGTACCTATAGATGAAGTTTCTAGCTATGGAGTTGTAGTTACTGATGTTGATGGTCGTATCCTCACCTTTCAAGAAAAACCTTCGGTGGATGAGGCTTTGAGCAATAACATCAATACAGGAATTTATATTTTTGAGCCAGAAGTTTTAGACTACATTCCTTCCAAGCAAGCCTATGATATTGGCAGCGAACTATTTCCTGAATTAGTTGCTAAAAATGCGCCTTTTTACGGCATTGCAATGGATTTCCAGTGGGTAGATATTGGCAAAGTTCCCGATTATTGGCACGCAATTCGGGACGTTCTCCAAGGAAAAATTAAAAATGTGCCCATTCCTGGTCATGAGGTTCTCCCAGGAGTTTATACAGGATTAAATGTCGCTGTAAATTGGGATCGAGTTGAGATTACAGGACCTGTATATATTGGGGGAATGACCAGAATTGAAGATGGAGTTAAAATAGTTGGTCCGGCTACTATTGGTCGCAACTGCCGTTTAGGAGCCAATTCTAGAATCGACAATAGCGTGATTTTCGAGTATACCCGCATTGGCCCAGGTGTGCGGTTAGTAGATAAATTAGTCTTTGGGCGCTACTGCGTAGATAAAACTGGCGCTTCGATTGATATGCAAGCAGCAGCCCTCAACTGGCTGATTACGGATAATCGCCAAGTGAAGCCCAAAGAGCGATCGCCAGAGCAAGAGGCTATAGCCAAACTATTGGGGGCATAA